One region of Trichosurus vulpecula isolate mTriVul1 chromosome 1, mTriVul1.pri, whole genome shotgun sequence genomic DNA includes:
- the ACAA2 gene encoding 3-ketoacyl-CoA thiolase, mitochondrial, with translation MLRGVYIVAAKRTPFGTYGGLLKDFTATDLAELAARASLSAGKVPPEIIDSVIVGNVAQSSTDAIYLARHVGLRVGVPQSSPALTLNRLCGSGFQSVISGCQEICLKDAEVVLCGGTESMSQVPYCVRNIRFGTRLGTDLKLEDALWSSLTDQHIKTPMAITAENLAVKHKISRETCDKYALQSQQRWKAAHDAGYFNNEMAPIEVKAKKGKEMMQKDEHPRPQTTMEQLAKLPPVFKKDGTVTAGNASGVSDGAGAVIIASEDAVKKHSLTPLARIVSYFVSGCDPNIMGIGPVPAISGALKKSGLSLKDMDLVEVNEAFAPQYLAVEESLQLDPSKTNVNGGAISLGHPLAASGSRITAHLVHELRRRGGKYAVGSACIGGGQGIAVIIENTA, from the exons GTGTGTACATAGTTGCTGCCAAGCGAACACCCTTTGGGACCTATGGAGGTTTATTGAAGGATTTCACAGCCACCGATTTGGCTGAACTGGCTGCCAGGGCTAGCCTGTCCGCTGGCAAAGTCCCTCCAGAAATCATTGACAGCGTGATCGTGGGCAATGTGGCACAG AGCTCTACAGACGCTATATACCTGGCGAGGCACGTTGGTCTGCGTGTGGGGGTCCCTCAGAGCTCACCAGCTCTCACTCTGAATAGACTCTGTGGCTCTGGCTTCCAGTCTGTTATCAGCGGATGTCAG gAAATTTGTCTCAAGGATGCTGAAGTGGTGCTATGTGGAGGAACAGAAAGCATGAGCCAGGTTCCCTACTGTGTCAGAAACATACGCTTTGGTACCAGGCTTGGAACAGACCTCAAG CTGGAAGACGCCTTGTGGTCATCACTGACTGATCAGCATATTAAAACCCCCATGGCAATTACTGCTGAGAATCTTGctgtaaaacataaaataagcAGAGAAACCTGTGATAAATATGCTTTGCAGTCACAACAGAGGTGGAAAGCTG CTCATGATGCTGGCTACTTTAACAATGAAATGGCACCGATTGAAGtgaaagcaaagaaaggaaaagagatgatGCAAAAGGACGAGCATCCCCGGCCCCAAACAACGATGGAACAGCTGGCCAAGCTCCCTCCAGTCTTCAAGAAAGACGGAACTGTCACTGCAGGAAATGCTTCG GGAGTGTCTGATGGAGCTGGAGCAGTGATCATAGCCAGTGAAGATGCTGTGAAAAAGCATAGCCTGACCCCGCTGGCCAGGATTGTGAGCTACTTTGTATCCGGGTGTGATCCCAATATCATGGGCATTG GTCCTGTTCCTGCCATCAGTGGAGCACTAAAAAAGTCTGGGCTGAGCCTGAAAGACATGGACTTGGTCGAA GTGAATGAAGCTTTTGCTCCTCAGTATCTAGCGGTGGAAGAATCTTTGCAACTTGACCCGAGTAAAACCAACGTGAATGGAGGAGCCATCTCCCTGGGCCACCCCTTGGCAGCCTCTGGATCACGAATCACTGCTCATCTGGTTCATGAATTAAG ACGTCGAGGTGGAAAGTATGCCGTGGGATCAGCTTGTATTGGTGGCGGCCAAGGTATCGCTGTCATCATTGAGAACACAGCCTGA